Proteins encoded within one genomic window of Alteribacter populi:
- a CDS encoding MarR family winged helix-turn-helix transcriptional regulator yields MSSREKKSSEGDLSLKLFIVMSRAFQSIKKRIEEDINRYGLNPTEFAVLELLYSKGDQPIQKIGDKVLIASSSITYVVDKLEKKSLLIRKPCPKDRRITYATITTEGKEKMDEIFPQHKEVIEKIFGGLNYHEKEVMINELKKLGIYAKKQ; encoded by the coding sequence ATGAGTTCACGTGAAAAAAAGAGTTCAGAAGGAGATCTCTCGTTAAAGCTATTTATTGTTATGTCCCGTGCATTTCAATCAATTAAAAAACGTATTGAAGAAGATATTAACCGGTATGGCCTTAACCCAACAGAGTTTGCCGTCCTTGAATTGTTATATAGTAAAGGAGATCAACCGATACAGAAAATTGGTGATAAGGTGTTGATCGCAAGCAGCAGTATCACTTATGTAGTGGATAAACTAGAAAAGAAAAGCTTATTAATAAGAAAACCTTGTCCAAAAGATCGCCGTATTACCTATGCTACAATTACGACAGAAGGAAAAGAGAAGATGGACGAAATATTTCCTCAACATAAAGAAGTGATTGAGAAAATATTTGGCGGGCTTAATTATCATGAAAAAGAAGTCATGATTAATGAGTTAAAGAAACTAGGAATATATGCAAAAAAACAATAA
- a CDS encoding DoxX family protein — translation MVNNEIGAFILRLTLGAIFLAHGASKFQGGIENTAAWFDSIGIPGFMAYVVASVEVVGGLALIIGIGTRIASMIFAVLMIGAIFTVQLPNGFLDGYAFDLALLSISAYLLLNGSKLYSVGHLIFKSQENNNNYTKLG, via the coding sequence ATGGTTAATAATGAAATAGGAGCATTTATTTTACGGCTTACTCTAGGTGCAATTTTTTTAGCTCATGGAGCTTCAAAATTTCAAGGTGGAATAGAAAATACAGCTGCTTGGTTTGACAGCATCGGCATACCAGGATTTATGGCTTACGTAGTTGCTTCAGTAGAAGTAGTAGGAGGTCTTGCCTTAATTATTGGGATCGGGACACGCATCGCTTCTATGATATTTGCAGTTTTAATGATTGGAGCAATCTTTACTGTACAATTGCCAAATGGATTTTTAGATGGCTATGCATTTGATCTAGCTTTACTTTCAATATCTGCCTACCTCTTATTAAATGGGAGTAAATTGTATTCTGTTGGGCACCTTATTTTTAAAAGCCAAGAAAATAATAACAATTACACTAAATTAGGTTAA
- the wrbA gene encoding NAD(P)H:quinone oxidoreductase — MGLLKNLFGNSSKKETKEMSNINLAVIYYSSTGTNYRLAKWAEEGGKAAGAEVKVLKVPELAPQGAIDSNPAWKAHIEETKDVPEVSLDDLEWADAIIFSVPTRFGNVPAQMKQFLDTTGGLWFNGKLANKAVSAMSSANNPHGGQEATVLSLYTTMHHWGAIIASPGYTDPVQFQSGGNPYGVSVTVDQDGNMQENVEEAAKYQAKRTVQVASWIKQGNQ; from the coding sequence ATGGGATTATTAAAAAATTTATTTGGAAATTCATCAAAAAAGGAGACAAAAGAAATGTCAAATATTAATTTAGCAGTTATTTACTATAGTTCTACAGGAACAAACTACAGATTAGCAAAATGGGCAGAAGAAGGCGGGAAAGCAGCTGGAGCAGAAGTTAAAGTGTTAAAAGTTCCTGAGTTAGCTCCACAAGGTGCGATCGACTCAAACCCTGCTTGGAAAGCACATATTGAAGAAACAAAGGATGTACCAGAAGTTTCATTAGATGATCTTGAGTGGGCAGATGCCATTATCTTTAGTGTTCCAACACGTTTTGGGAATGTACCTGCACAAATGAAGCAATTCCTCGACACAACAGGTGGTCTTTGGTTTAACGGCAAGCTCGCAAATAAAGCAGTGAGCGCTATGTCATCTGCAAACAACCCGCACGGCGGACAGGAAGCAACGGTTCTCTCACTCTACACTACAATGCATCATTGGGGTGCGATTATCGCTTCACCTGGTTATACAGATCCGGTACAATTCCAATCCGGCGGTAACCCATACGGCGTAAGTGTAACCGTAGATCAAGACGGTAATATGCAAGAAAATGTAGAAGAAGCTGCAAAGTACCAAGCCAAACGCACAGTACAAGTAGCAAGCTGGATAAAACAAGGGAATCAGTAA